Proteins co-encoded in one Triplophysa dalaica isolate WHDGS20190420 chromosome 16, ASM1584641v1, whole genome shotgun sequence genomic window:
- the si:ch211-168f7.5 gene encoding dapper homolog 2: MAGRRGCVNSLWSGSERVRIGERLKATVAGIMELDLLRGRQLEMVDAVLDGNATAAHRGEERESAAEDGAATSRRQQSLSLAHPDLPYPSTTGEGISSRWSTLSWDVPSDLLSSPTPDPPGTTALDCDSRPSSGFYSVSGSSLSDSCYSVSSEAAPGGAVKVSCRPRSMDHSTTHWREAESQSVDCPDRTLEKQDKRPFSTGDLEINSLMFLTDLCSNLGGIHPGSFLPSSNSSPQLHLDPKFCSDLVSRKTKEVYPYPSPLHAVALQSPLFTSCLEPSPTRLSPSPESEQPVEPDLEEASTKSQPPTSPSFTQLEQYINRLVHQYHSRVAAETASRGHQKNLAGYEGLHPRSASSSSLSGGSLTPCKSILGNAARVSLSSIGKRASRNSINLGNLPSVTGEDFNISFHVNLNLNLNPNLNKTLSFDAKNMKEEVSGSCGHLSASIVTPAASPSSSTSTITSTPNWSRRPRISTCPSSVNHRGSLEITGKTFTPMGFSKSLDWSGAAREEAEGCPQTKAWDSPPKLNEDSAVVCEISRVSGLPRSVVIGLMEEGVELDAECFRSERERGVGSTSPSVTTLNSNRSSFQLPFGLDRTNLTPSSNTWTGQDYLSHQHRLQVSHSDCHSALTSQSSSPHSDNSGLTPTRSSPILPFPHNQSDPASSPGSSHTRVHSPPRLLSNSPFTPAQLSVFRRDSPSQCSLPRFHPSSSSLEGLIRPRGGSLRQNAGAGWRPEDRSWRRSGDGERLYQGKHASRELIRAATVSSYSGRDYSIGWEDEMSTQTPKKGGKFWKGFEARLWGREEEDERDKRAGGISWRHTSLKETPSSRQEQRGNNSKKKGTSWDGRSSSLRLSRRALFRSESQGILEPHSQKRDCNQWRSSFEISRAGRGSERSRNLVRMEEKHHSSTASLFHLSRSQSLEGSSHSLSPLSSPSLSPSPPPSAPLTRSRSFRDLGRKVFGSMRSLSFNKNQKSKKKD, from the exons AGTCTGTCCCTAGCGCACCCTGATCTGCCTTATCCGAGCACAACGGGAGAGGGGATCAGCTCACGCTGGTCCACCTTGTCTTGGGATGTCCCGTCTGATCTGTTGTCCTCTCCCACTCCGGACCCCCCAGGCACCACAGCACTTGACTGCGACTCCAGACCCAGCTCAG gCTTTTACTCGGTCAGTGGGAGTTCTCTGTCAGACTCTTGTTATTCAGTGTCCAGTGAGGCAGCTCCTGGAGGGGCAGTAAAAGTGAGCTGTAGGCCTCGCTCGATGGATCATAGCACCACCCACTGGAGGGAGGCTGAATCTCAGAGTGTGGATTGTCCTGATCGGACACTGGAGAAACAGGACAAAAGACCTTTTTCAACTG GAGATCTGGAGATCAACAGCCTCATGTTCCTGACAGACCTCTGTTCAAATTTAGGAGGAATACATCCCGGCTCATTTCTGCCCTCTTCCAACTCTAGTCCTCAGCTTCACCTGGACCCCAAATTTTGCTCAGACCTAGTGTCTCGAAAGACGAAAGAGGTCTACCCTTACCCTAGTCCCCTTCATGCTGTGGCCCTCCAGAGCCCCCTGTTCACCTCCTGTCTGGAGCCTTCCCCCACACGCCTCTCTCCCAGCCCAGAGAGTGAGCAACCTGTAGAGCCAGACCTCGAAGAAGCTTCCACGAAGAGCCAACCCCCAACCTCTCCATCCTTTACTCAACTGGAGCAATACATCAACCGATTAGTCCATCAGTATCACAGCAGGGTGGCTGCTGAAACCGCCAGTCGTGGACATCAAAAGAACCTCGCTGGTTACGAGGGGCTTCATCCGAGAAGTGCTTCCTCATCCAGCCTGTCTGGTGGTAGCCTGACTCCATGTAAGTCCATACTGGGAAATGCGGCTAGAGTCAGTCTGAGTAGTATTGGCAAACGTGCAAGTCGCAATTCCATCAATCTTGGAAACTTGCCCTCTGTGACAGGAGAGGATTTCAACATCAGCTTCCACGTGAATCTCAATCTAAACCTGAATCCAAACCTGAACAAGACATTGAGTTTTGATGCTAAAAATATGAAAGAGGAGGTGTCAGGGTCATGTGGACATCTCTCCGCCAGTATAGTTACTCCAGCTGCTTCTCCTTCCTCTTCTACATCCACTATCACCAGCACTCCAAACTGGAGCAGGAGACCAAGAATCTCCACCTGCCCTTCTTCAGTGAACCACAGAGGGTCTCTGGAGATAACCGGAAAGACTTTTACCCCCATGGGTTTCTCTAAATCACTAGATTGGAGCGGAGCAGCAAGGGAAGAGGCAGAGGGTTGTCCTCAAACCAAAGCTTGGGATAGCCCTCCTAAACTTAACGAAGACTCTGCAGTTGTTTGTGAAATCTCTCGTGTATCTGGGCTGCCAAGATCTGTTGTTATTGGTTTGATGGAGGAGGGGGTAGAGTTGGATGCGGAATGTTTTAgaagtgaaagagaaagaggtGTGGGGTCTACCTCTCCAAGTGTTACTACACTGAACTCTAACCGTTCTTCATTTCAACTTCCTTTTGGATTAGATCGAACTAATCTGACGCCGTCATCAAACACTTGGACAGGTCAAGACTACTTATCCCATCAGCACCGCCTGCAAGTTTCCCACTCAGATTGCCATTCGGCACTTACGTCACAGTCAAGTAGCCCCCATTCTGACAATTCGGGTCTCACGCCAACTAGGTCCTCTCCCATCCTCCCCTTCCCACATAATCAATCAGACCCCGCCTCCTCTCCTGGCTCCTCCCATACCAGAGTCCATTCCCCTCCTCGGTTACTTTCTAATTCCCCATTTACCCCTGCACAACTATCAGTATTTCGCCGTGACTCTCCATCCCAATGTTCTCTCCCACGCTTTCACCCATCTAGTTCTTCTCTTGAAGGCCTCATTCGACCTCGTGGAGGTTCCCTCAGGCAAAATGCAGGGGCTGGATGGAGGCCTGAGGACAGAAGCTGGCGAAGAAGTGGAGATGGAGAAAGGCTGTACCAGGGTAAACATGCTTCTAGAGAGCTTATCCGAGCTGCCACAGTGAGTAGTTACTCAGGCAGAGACTACAGCATCGGATGGGAGGATGAAATGAGCACTCAGACACCTAAAAAGGGTGGAAAGTTCTGGAAGGGCTTTGAAGCACGACTTTGGGGaagagaagaggaggatgagAGAGACAAGAGGGCTGGTGGAATCAGCTGGAGGCACACCTCTTTGAAAGAAACGCCATCCAGTAGGCAGGAACAAAGAGGCAACAACTCAAAAAAGAAAGGGACGAGTTGGGATGGGCGGAGCTCCAGCCTCCGCTTGTCCAGGCGAGCATTATTTCGAAGCGAATCTCAGGGAATACTCGAGCCACATTCTCAAAAGCGGGATTGCAATCAGTGGCGTTCCTCTTTTGAAATCAGCCGAGCCGGGCGGGGCTCAGAGCGCAGTCGCAATCTTGTGAGAATGGAAGAGAAGCATCATTCTTCAACTGCCAGTCTTTTCCATCTCTCTCGATCTCAGAGCCTAGAGGGAAGCAGTCACTCGCTCTCGCCTCTTTCTTCCCCTTCCCTCTCCCCGTCTCCACCACCATCAGCCCCTCTCACCCGTTCCAGATCATTCCGTGACCTGGGAAGAAAGGTTTTTGGCTCCATGAGGTCCCTCAGTTTCAATAAAAACCAGAAATCTAAAAAGAAAGATTAG
- the ttc9c gene encoding tetratricopeptide repeat protein 9C, with protein sequence MDETALDPNEGDVGSCLGATAGSSGSRLDLQLQDAVRLKAEGNAFYQEKNVRAAIGRYHRALLVLRCLDPEVTSALQGFGSQLPKLNPEQEELLRNTQVDCYNNLAACLLQQDVVNYARVLEYSLKVLHWRAGNTKALYRAGVASLQLGDAQTARQYLLQASKSTPNDAKVKKQLQRVEERLGKDYQKEKALYKGMFNKQKQAEEPVPDEKSPK encoded by the exons ATGGATGAAAcg GCTTTGGATCCTAACGAAGGGGATGTTGGGTCTTGTTTGGGAGCCACCGCAGGATCTTCGGGTTCCCGTTTAGACTTGCAGTTGCAGGATGCTGTACGGTTAAAGGCGGAGGGCAACGCATTTTACCAGGAAAAAAACGTGCGCGCAGCCATCGGACGTTATCACCGTGCCTTGCTCGTTCTTCGTTGCCTGGACCCTGAGGTGACCTCTGCCCTTCAAGGGTTTGGCAGTCAGTTGCCTAAACTGAACCCAGAACAGGAGGAGCTGTTAAGAAACACCCAAGTAGATTGTTATAACAATTTGGCAG CATGTTTGCTACAGCAAGATGTGGTCAACTATGCTCGTGTATTAGAGTACAGTCTGAAAGTCCTCCATTGGAGGGCAGGTAACACTAAAGCCCTGTACAGAGCTGGGGTGGCATCATTACAACTAGGTGATGCTCAGACTGCTCGACAGTACCTCTTACAAGCCAGCAAGAGCACACCCAATG ATGCCAAGGTGAAGAAACAACTTCAGCGAGTGGAGGAGAGACTTGGCAAAGACTACCAGAAAGAAAAGGCGCTCTACAAAGGCatgtttaataaacagaaacaagcAGAAGAGCCCGTGCCCGATGAGAAAAGCCCAAAATAG
- the zgc:153018 gene encoding transmembrane protein 179-like codes for MELDRRLLLAHCAAHTLSVIAGLLVVVPLALNGSAFKGRCALFSQGFWRTENLTVGEGESREVSHLVVQQWGPPAACQFATFVGVFTVLYGAVQGWRSLFYLHRRHDDTLFSAFLTLLLSLCVLFLSGGASVTLTLGLVSWCNTVTDHNTRPYSCAESQSVPLYLDVETSSFYYELNCAQISLWFVAALWLAQAILSFLRLYNSHSQHIGPCLPREKELLLGQTHVDCPHHHPHPHSHPSHTPSVLI; via the exons ATGGAGCTGGATCGGCGACTCTTGTTGGCTCACTGCGCCGCCCACACCCTCTCCGTTATCGCCGGACTTTTGGTGGTCGTACCGCTCGCACTTAACGGATCCGCTTTTAAGGGGAGGTGTGCGTTGTTTAGCCAGGGGTTCTGGCGGACTGAGAACCTCACGGTAGGCGAAGGGGAGTCTAGAGAAGTCAGTCACCTGGTGGTGCAACAATGGGGTCCCCCGGCGGCCTGCCAGTTCGCCACATTCGTCGGCGTGTTCACTGTGTTGTACGGCGCAGTTCAAGGGTGGAGGAGCCTGTTTTATCTGCACCGCCGGCATGACGA CACGCTGTTTTCAGCCTTCCTCACACTGCTGTTGAGTCTGTGTGTGCTCTTCCTCTCCGGAGGCGCCAGTGTCACTCTCACGCTTGGCCTTGTGTCCTGGTGCAACACTGTCACGGATCACAACACTCGACCCTACAG TTGTGCCGAGTCGCAGTCTGTTCCTCTTTATCTGGATGTTGAGACGTCCTCTTTCTACTACGAGCTCAATTGTGCCCAG ATCTCTCTGTGGTTCGTAGCAGCTCTTTGGTTGGCTCAAGCTATCTTGTCATTCCTGAGGCTTTATAATTCTCACAGTCAGCATATCGGGCCATGTCTACCCCGTGAGAAGGAACTTCTCCTGGGCCAAACTCATGTGGACTGCCCTCACCATCATCCGCATCCACACTCGCACCCCTCACACACCCCCAGTGTTTTAATTTAG
- the sfxn5b gene encoding sideroflexin-5b — protein MAEHASFPVFQLGKPRYDQSTFLGRLRHFIDIIDPSTLFVTESRLKQCIKLLDDFKRGALPPGITDHQLWEAQKVKQAIIHPDTGEKIFMPFRMSGYVPFGTPIVVGLLLPNQTLASTVFWQWFNQSHNACVNYANRNATKPTPTSKFIQGYLGAVTSAVSIAVGLNVLIQKSSKFNPATRLFIQRFIPFPAVASANICNVALMRHNELSEGIDVLDSNGNVVGSSRIAAKHALIETAITRVALPLPIFVLPPIIMAFLEKLPLMQAHRRMMLPVHSLVCLAVFGLSLPLAISLFPQMSQIEASHLEPEIAMATDCKVLIYNKGL, from the exons ATGGCAGAACATGCGTCTTTTCCGGTGTTTCAACTGGGAAAACCGCGCTATGACCAG AGCACATTTCTTGGCAGGTTGAGAcacttcattgacataattgaTCCTTCTACTCTTTTTGTGACAGag AGTCGCTTAAAACAATGCATCAAACTCCTGGATGATTTTAAGCGAGGCGCTCTTCCTCCAGGAATAACAGATCATCAG CTCTGGGAGGCTCAGAAGGTGAAGCAG GCCATCATTCACCCTGACACCGGTGAAAAGATCTTCATGCCTTTTCGTATGTCAG GCTATGTGCCATTTGGAACACCAATC GTTGTAGGTCTTCTCCTTCCAAACCAAACTTTGGCCTCTACTGTGTTCTGGCAG TGGTTCAACCAGAGTCACAATGCCTGCGTGAACTACGCCAACCGTAACGCCACAAAG cCTACACCCACCTCAAAATTTATTCAGGGATACCTGGGAGCTGTCACCAGTGCTGTTTCTATAGCA GTGGGTTTAAATGTACTCATCCAAAAATCCAGCAAATTTAATCCAGCCACCAGACTGTTTATACAGAGGTTTATCCCGTTCCCTGCTGTAG CAAGTGCAAACATCTGTAACGTGGCTCTGATGAGACACAATGAACTGTCAGAGGGAATAGATGTATTGGACAGCAATGGAAATGTTGTGGGATCCTCACGAATAGCTGCAAAACAT GCACTGATAGAGACGGCAATTACGCGAGTGGCTCTGCCACTGCCTATCTTTGTCCTTCCACCAATCATCATGGCTTTCTTGGAAAA GCTCCCTCTGATGCAAGCCCATCGTCGAATGATGCTTCCTGTACACAGCTTAGTGTGTCTGGCTGTCTTTGGTCTGTCATTGCCATTGGCCATCAGCCTTTTCCCTCAAATGTCACAG ATCGAAGCATCTCACCTTGAGCCAGAaattgccatggcaacagattGCAAGGTGCTAATTTACAACAAGGGACTGTGA